The region aaggattttcagatatctcaagggtacaccaaatttaggtatttggtatcctagagaatctggctttgatctaattggttattcagatgcagactatgcaggttgcaaaatagacaggaaaagtacaacaggctcctgccaattcctgggaaacaagcttgtatcatggtttagcaaaaagcaaaattcagtctctacttctacagctgaggctgaatacattgctgctggaagttgctgctctcaagtgttatggatgagaaatcaactccttgactatggacttcatgttgatagaattcctatcttttgtgacaatacaagtgccatagccataacagagaatcctgtacagcactcaagaaccaagcacattgatatcaagtaccacttcattagggagcatgtcatgaatggtacagtggaactacattttgttccaagtgaacaacaaattgcagacatatttaccaagccacttgatgaatcaacattcacaagattagtaagtgagctaggtatgcttaattactcttaaaattcatgtccttattgcaatttgaattgaagcctgaaatatattagttgctagaacaaatttgacttttaacaaagtttataccatcaacggatgtttcctatccgttgaaagtcaaaattgctctatcaacggatattcattatccgttgaaagacaaatacatttctggaatttttatccgtcaacggataaaactgaagtacctttcaacggatgacaatttgccttatccgttgaaatgtcacatcagtcgattcaggtgtttcacagccgttgattctattttcttaaccgttgatactcatacatacatctgtatgtattggttttaaaggtagttgttagaatacttacagtttattcttaaacggctgaaattcactaacatatacttattgattaatcttttactaattttttttttgaaagcatataagcccttctgatttttcatttttactttacgctttcttaaaatttcaagcatttaccattttctctctgcaaaaccttcaagttattctctgcaatttctactcacaacaatggcaccagtcgtgaaaattatgtctcaatctgggttcatctatgagaagaacaatttcatagctttggtagaaaagaatgaagcccattcagactatcacaaaatgatggacttcatcaaaaactgtaaacttagctatgcaatgctggaagccccaacgatttactgtgaagtagttgaggagatttggacaactgctgagttcaactccatagatatgactatctccttcactctcaaaggtaaaaatcactgtattaactgtgatgatttacaagcatgttttaaattacctgagaacaatgccatgacaccacacactgataatgatgtatccagcatgttagattccataggttattctcttaactctgctagtttagggagtattagaagaaaaggccttaggaaagaatggagttttcttggggatgcctttataaaggttttctctgggaaaattagtaattttgatgccataacttcatctcttgttaatatgctctatatgcttgtttctgataggtattttaaccttagcaactatgtgatgctagaattgggtactagattaggtaacaaagctaatagacctaataacatctattatgctagattctttatgttattggctaaccatgttgctgaaggtttggtcataatcaatgagaataataaactcaagtgctgggcacaagagaaaagagttcttgcagatttattgagaatggatctcaacagcagtgtgccattggtatatttaccaatcatgaatgcacctcaggtaggtgaggtaattgcttctacaactcctacttcttccaacccctctatttctttatcttctagtgtggccatgaaatctgtgacaatgccccaacagatttctaccaaggtcaccaaaactaaactttcaaaatcaaagacaaagaaaaccacctctgttgtttctcaaaagacaacagttgtaacaccaaccattaaccctgaggggagtgaacagggtgtgagtggtgaggggaggggtgaacatcaaagaaacccccaggataaggaaggagagttaagtgcttcccaagctagccaagccacagtttctcaaaaagctgtggtggttgaaaaggtatctagcacatccctagttgcatcctcccaaaaggatgttactattgaaaatagttcccaaccaggaacacagaacaaacgagggagggacactgaagccaaacactcaccaacaaaagcttttattagaagaaagaaggctagaacccaatcttctacacagggtgcacacactgcacagatacatccatctgtatctatgccttctcaaactcagtttgatgtggctccaataaatgtggagtcacagccccattctctcacaataatcacacatcaatcaccaaacacttcatcaccatctctggatgtggatatgttattcccatcaattcctgattctccctctttacaactcagggaggagccccactcaaatacaggtgatcatcatctcttagatgatttgttggatcacccgcaaattctttcagatataattgaaggatctgtgtcaccacatctcaaatcaatctacacagattcaacagttatatcactttcaatttcaacttcttttccttcttcaacggatatcactcatccgttgacaagtggttgctcttcaacggataagcttaacagcagttatccgttgataacatcagtttcaccttcaacggatattccacatccgttgatagtctctccacacataactgaatcaattccaagtgtagaagacatgaatactgtgcaatcactcttaggattgagggaagggagtgaaaatttgagtgagaggctgggttgctcccaggcaaaaggagagattgagagctcaaaaatgcatgctatttcttccagcatggcaaaagtaagtgagaggagtaccaccttagtaggtgaaggtgagggagtgagttgtgtgagccagggggagcccctgatgcaaaaaaatagagaaaaagagagaaaggcaggtacagtagatataagggtggaaccagccattgctagtgagtcaatgattgtggatgatgctgaaaaggaaagacaatttcagcaacattacaaagctgtaattgataacatttccttggatgctgacacttttactcatcctgtgtcagcctatcaaatgttggctgctcagggcaatgaggaggcagaaaagacactacatctagtacacacaacagaatctcttcaaagggataaagctgctattaacaagatgccttctacagctggtgagccatctgaggaatttggagtaaattctgatgatgatgactctgtttcttttgatggaagcatgaacttagggggagatgaaggccctagttcaattccaaatctacctgaatgggctttgacaaaggagtatagatcaggggaattcaatgtctccttagtcaaataaatcaacactattcaacaggccattcagaacacttcacatgcaagtatcaaggctatccttcaagctcacctggactcactgcatctcatgaagttgcagcaagtaaagcagaatctgagtatggatgatctcaggaaggatattgctgacttgaaatcctacagttctgaaaaattggattcagtcatgccctatggtacattgcaggacttggttttgagattgaaaaaggaatcagttactgagaaaaggctggccaagttggaagacagagttcaagttattgaagattctgtggccaccattcttcacaaccaacaatctcaaaccagtctcctaatgcagctggcaaaaacacaaggcttgacccctctccttgatgataacaaaaagggggagagtaaaagggaaggggaaggagatccatctacaaaaatcaaaatatctaaagtgctagttcctgccatcactacttctccgatcattcaaatcaaaggaaagcctgatggaattgatttgattcagctagcagcagctgaaattcaagtgaaagagcaaaggaggagaattgatgaaaggttgcaactgttgtttggctctacacaagataaatcaacatctgtgaaatatagcacaaagattgaaccaatcaacatggagctcaagccagtagggagacataaggatggagaagcttcttccaaagaactacaagctataattctcaagcccaataaaagatccaataaggactctacaaagaatcctataaaagaagtggactttcctcctccaaaagctgatgagaacaagcttttaggtaggagtattgcttatctcaaagagaccatggatgaggctgtaaggagaaatagggctattatctctagagagggaaagagcatatgtgtgatgcaaggacatcccaaattctcaatagccaagaaggaagaagtcaagcaactaaaggctgacaaaagagcacaagcaaagcttgaacaacagctaaagtcaagtcaagttgaagaagagaaaggaattgaagtcaggggtggAGACAAGATTGtaaacctagatgaggtttttgggagtatatttggtgagagtatggaagaaagagaggaatggcagaagggaaacagaagaaaggccaaggcacatagaaggagtgaagataatactgaagtaaccaaatctatatctaaaccactaccttccatacctgaacctcttgttgctaatcccactataaacatccatggtgaactaatcattccaaaagaggaacctattgattgggacaccatcaaattgcctacctttctaaccactcttccactaccaaagaaacagaaaagaaaacccaaatctacacctcccataacctctaagaaattcactcaaaaacaaaaggcgaagcctaagccatccatttctaaagatgattatgttcacatctgtgacataaaagaaatttcagacattgaactctatctggatgagctggaggatgtaagaggaatagctgcttacagacagctaccagagagattagtgttcagatacaaaggagctggggaaagaacatggcctctccacaggattctgaatgaaggctactctaccttgattagagtcttttcagctatacaaaaggattctggctttatcagaactgccaagactgaaattctcaacaagattgccaatataaggaaaacttggagggagcccaatgctttacccatgactttactcattcaagaaaggggaattacaattcacaaatcacctcattggttgatggaatttagagatgataaaggagtcagaagattttcagacttgaagaccaactcaagatttccagcaatgaaactctcaaggaaatgcaatctaagttggatatcagtgttgaagatgaagctgaattcttcagacaactccaactccaaattgaggaaaatgacaaagggctaggaaagaaaaccagggaacaaagaagaaaaagatgatttgctcaggctaaaggagtatccttggaaatactgtaaatcttcaatttcctcctagtacatacatttttgcagcattttcaaatttctacttagtttcaattcatatatctgttaagtgttttgttatcatcaagttaaccctgaatttatgcctacaattcttatagacataaatagggggagattgttaggaatatatgtgcattagtttgatgatatgtttaacaaaacacttaagtagaaattcagtgtctgtagcctcaacggataagaccactttggctatccgttgatggtgtagctttacttagaaataagtctagtgttgtagcatatttcagtctctgtatttaagatgtaattcttagaagttgagagaaactatgagtcatgttgactactagaagatatgcagataggaaggccaattgtaaatatttcatgccttgtaattttgtataaatgaagtggtatcaacggatgacttaaagaccttcaacggatgagaagctaagcttcaacggatgtctctaaagcttcaacggataacatccttcaacggatgagtgcatcaacggatgaaagcttcaacggatgttctgttgattaaccgttgataagtggtagttgtacctacaaacagaggcacgtgggtgaacagagataactgaaatgtggcagcctaatttcaggaacatcagaaaaagcagccgttctactctagtataaagagacattaagtcaacaaagtactggagtgaactggagaagaaacaagtggagatcttactttattattttattatatccttgtcttcacttgtaaacttggtgatatataaaccaagtagtagctagtaattagataagaatttttccagagctgtttagaaacTCGGTACGTAAAATCTCATGCACGACCATGTTGGTTGCGATAATCATACTCATATAGTCTCGTAATGAACATGGGACGTGAgcattaaatttaatattgatcTGAAATTATAAAGAATATACTACATTATTAGTGAGCTTCATAATTTTGACTGTACTTGATACTGCTCCGCTATTTGTTAGTTTGGTATATGTTCATTTTTTTACCCTTGTTAATTTGGTTCACATGTTCATTTTTCCGGTTACAGCCTTACAGGAGATAGTAATATGATTCCCGAACTGTTAGATTACACAATCTTCATCGAACACTTCATCTTTATTAGTTGTTTACACTGTAATCTGCTTATTAGGGGGGGCGAGatgaaatatatattttttataaaccGGAAATTGTATCTTCTCAAATCTGTTACAAGCCACATGTTaaatctatctatatatatatataatgtgacAAGTCTAACAGAATTAGGCGGGAATAACTAGACTGACTAATTTCTAAATTGCAGCTGTAATGCAAGCTGTAATGCCTTGTCACTAACTAACAGCCCCCCTCAAGTTGGAGGTGGAAGAGCAGGACACACACCCAACTTGGCCAAAAGAAATTGCAGTTATGTAGAAGACATAGCTTTGGTAAACAAGTCAGCATGTTGCTCTGATGTGGAGATATGAGTAGTAATGAGTCCAGTTTGAAGATTCTGACGTACCAAGTGACAATCAATTTTGATGTGCTTGGTACATTCATGAAACACCGGATTGGAGGCAATGTATAGGGTAGATTGATTGTCACAAAAGAAAGGAACCAGAGTAAAATTAATCAGGTGCAACTCTGTGAGAAGAGAAACCAACCATGTAATCTCACAACAAGTATCTACAAGGCTATGATATTCTGCTTCAGCAGAACTTTGAGACACCGTCTGTTGTTTCTTACATCTCCAGGAGATTAATATGCCTCCAAAAGTCACACAAAAACCAGTTAAAGATTGACGAGTGACATGACAACTTCCCCAATATGCATCACATAATGCAGTGAGCACGGGACTGGCCTTGGATGCATACAATAATCCTTGAGAAACAGTTGTGGACAAGTAACGAACTAACTTCAAAGCAGCATACCAGTGAATAGACTGTGGAGAATTCATGTATTGGGCAAGTACATGGACTGAGTAAGATAGATCAGGGCGGGAAATAGTAAGATATATGAGTCGACCAATCAATCTTCTATATGCAGTAATATCCTCAAGGTAAGGACTATCAGAAGTATGAATTAAAGTATGATGTTGTTCCATGGGTATAATAGAACCAGTTGTGCAAAATGAACTCAAAATCCTTAAGAATATCAGCTGCATACTTTTCCTGGTTCATGTAAATACCAGTTGTAGTACGAATAACTTGGATGCCCAAGAAATAGTGCAAATGACCTAAATCCTTGACTTTAAAATGAGTGCTTAGAAAATCAGTAACCTAAGATATGAGAGAAGTGTCACTCCCTGTCATGatcatatcatccacataaatgaGAAGATAAAGTTGAGCAAAATCACGTGAATACACAAACAAACTAGGATTACCTAATGTTTAAACAAATCCAAATGATAGAAGGGCGGATGACAATGCAATGAACCATTGTTGAGGCACTTGTTTAAGGCCATATAACGATTTAAGCAATCGGCACACCAAACGCTGATTAGAATACTTAGCCCGGATATGCTCGGGAATTGTATAACCTTGGGGACAAGGCATATAAACCTCTTCTTCAAGAGTACCATGGAGGAATGCATTAGTA is a window of Apium graveolens cultivar Ventura chromosome 11, ASM990537v1, whole genome shotgun sequence DNA encoding:
- the LOC141696262 gene encoding secreted RxLR effector protein 161-like; its protein translation is MEQHHTLIHTSDSPYLEDITAYRRLIGRLIYLTISRPDLSYSVHVLAQYMNSPQSIHWYAALKLVRYLSTTVSQGLLYASKASPVLTALCDAYWGSCHVTRQSLTGFCVTFGGILISWRCKKQQTVSQSSAEAEYHSLVDTCCEITWLVSLLTELHLINFTLVPFFCDNQSTLYIASNPVFHECTKHIKIDCHLVRQNLQTGLITTHISTSEQHADLFTKAMSST